In Leptolyngbya sp. SIO1E4, one DNA window encodes the following:
- a CDS encoding DUF3987 domain-containing protein, producing MKNFSILDYLDTLIPDGGSETKTEKSFFCPLCGAKNFKVNLRTEKYSSFGCSCALTKAGKRRIVQALLPLTWKKPPRSKQKRTWTYRTLKGKPIIKVHRIDDGEGGRDLWQESLIPGKQPKDLEPHTAPYRFDECLKVLEQGAPYILWVEGEPCADACWQLGIPATTTIRGCGAYRPGVHQGVFPPEKVIVCPDQDTKGMKYANAVAADYPEAQWLYANPTSYLWQRLPASNGFDIADWIANGATAETILSAIEPRRPLQPDTPFRPDELAEMSLADACHRLEALALEGIAHSNVQLEIFRLAEQTGRQPRELENLYQAIQQERDTAAVSAVDQADFDSLVKATQDNYDVSRLLPTLASTIKQYARAFNQPAVAFCLPLLSVAGSLLNPETNLAIGGSTDYRLPPIFWGGLVADPGSIKTPIFNLALKPLQLLQGSAYDQYQLEKVDYNDALKEYRSDSAQEEEPKPPKLKQYYCDNSTVEKIQRIVTEQTQKGLAIAPDELSGFFHGFNQYKGGKGNDRDFWKSAADGGAVKVDRVSEETRFAAKTSIGVTGTIQPEVLKELMGSGDADGFWSRFLWVRLPLRRLPAPDDGLKIDLTSWLHSTYQRLEQVPAKSFRLSREARATWRRWHEWIEDKRLGTEIPVERVLYPKYRDRAGRVALIAHCLEAASQGVEASEEISNETLEAAISFTTFCLNQTRLLYADMGLSSELTGHLLRTWQFIEEKGLSEITPSDLQRSKRIKIGPKDYAKTSYCRELLEKLVGLGRLTKSGKTFSKVETLPIVESKVESLFNSQNPLSESDWGDEKPKIEKLKEGGFSPGRDLDSSGHSAPTEVKPISETESLSTVESEVEKAFNFQTPFSESVSSDEDAKIEKLKGGGFSQNHNPPANGDSPPIEVEPLSDRELAQLLGGERL from the coding sequence ATGAAGAATTTCAGCATCCTGGATTACCTAGATACCCTGATACCCGATGGCGGAAGTGAAACGAAGACCGAGAAATCCTTTTTTTGCCCTCTTTGTGGGGCAAAAAACTTCAAGGTCAATTTGAGAACGGAAAAATACAGCTCCTTTGGTTGCAGTTGTGCGCTCACGAAAGCTGGGAAACGACGAATTGTACAGGCACTCTTGCCGCTGACTTGGAAAAAGCCACCCCGCTCCAAACAGAAACGGACATGGACTTATCGCACTTTAAAGGGGAAGCCCATCATCAAGGTTCATCGGATTGACGATGGGGAGGGAGGGCGCGACCTCTGGCAAGAGTCCCTCATCCCAGGCAAGCAACCTAAAGACCTGGAGCCCCATACAGCACCGTACCGCTTTGATGAATGCCTCAAAGTACTAGAGCAGGGGGCACCCTACATCCTTTGGGTCGAAGGTGAACCGTGCGCGGATGCCTGTTGGCAATTGGGCATCCCAGCAACGACAACTATTCGGGGTTGTGGTGCCTATCGTCCTGGTGTTCATCAGGGTGTGTTTCCCCCTGAAAAAGTGATCGTCTGCCCCGATCAAGATACGAAGGGTATGAAATATGCCAATGCGGTTGCGGCTGATTATCCTGAGGCCCAATGGCTGTACGCCAATCCCACCTCCTACCTGTGGCAGCGGTTGCCAGCTTCCAATGGGTTTGATATCGCAGACTGGATAGCAAATGGGGCGACGGCAGAAACCATCCTATCCGCCATCGAACCTCGGCGTCCTCTCCAGCCTGACACTCCTTTCCGACCGGATGAGCTAGCTGAAATGTCTCTGGCTGACGCTTGTCATCGCTTGGAAGCTTTGGCTTTGGAAGGCATTGCCCATTCAAACGTGCAACTAGAAATATTTCGCCTGGCAGAGCAAACAGGACGGCAACCCCGCGAACTTGAAAACCTTTATCAAGCCATTCAGCAGGAGCGCGATACCGCAGCAGTATCGGCGGTAGACCAAGCTGATTTCGACAGCTTGGTTAAGGCTACACAAGACAATTACGACGTTTCGCGGCTGTTGCCAACCTTGGCTTCCACAATCAAACAGTATGCGCGAGCCTTCAATCAGCCTGCTGTTGCTTTTTGTCTGCCACTGCTTTCAGTAGCGGGCTCACTGCTCAATCCAGAAACCAATCTAGCAATAGGTGGCTCTACGGACTATCGACTGCCCCCAATCTTTTGGGGTGGCCTGGTGGCTGACCCTGGTTCTATCAAGACCCCGATCTTTAATTTGGCCCTAAAACCGCTCCAACTGTTGCAAGGATCGGCCTACGACCAGTATCAGCTAGAGAAGGTGGATTACAACGACGCACTGAAAGAGTATCGTTCAGACTCTGCCCAAGAGGAGGAGCCAAAACCCCCGAAACTAAAGCAGTATTACTGCGATAACTCAACAGTCGAGAAAATTCAGCGAATTGTCACCGAGCAGACTCAGAAGGGGCTTGCAATAGCGCCTGATGAACTCTCGGGCTTTTTTCACGGATTCAACCAATATAAAGGCGGCAAGGGCAACGATCGTGATTTTTGGAAGTCGGCAGCAGACGGCGGAGCGGTCAAGGTAGATCGGGTCTCTGAAGAAACTCGATTTGCGGCTAAGACTTCAATCGGAGTCACAGGCACTATCCAACCCGAGGTGCTGAAAGAGTTGATGGGGTCTGGCGATGCCGATGGCTTCTGGTCACGCTTCCTATGGGTTCGGTTGCCCTTGAGACGTCTCCCTGCCCCCGATGATGGCCTCAAGATTGATTTGACTAGCTGGCTGCACTCCACCTATCAACGCTTGGAGCAAGTTCCGGCCAAATCCTTCCGGCTTTCACGTGAGGCGCGAGCGACGTGGCGACGCTGGCATGAATGGATCGAGGACAAACGACTCGGCACTGAAATTCCTGTTGAGCGAGTACTGTATCCCAAATATCGTGATCGGGCGGGAAGAGTGGCGCTCATTGCCCATTGTCTTGAAGCGGCTAGCCAGGGTGTAGAGGCATCCGAGGAAATCTCGAACGAGACGCTAGAGGCTGCGATCTCCTTTACTACCTTCTGTTTGAATCAGACTCGGCTGCTGTATGCAGACATGGGCTTATCGTCAGAACTCACCGGACATCTGCTAAGAACCTGGCAATTCATTGAGGAGAAAGGCTTATCCGAAATCACGCCCAGCGACCTCCAACGCTCGAAGCGAATTAAGATCGGGCCAAAGGACTACGCCAAGACTTCTTACTGCCGAGAGCTCCTAGAAAAACTTGTAGGGTTAGGACGTCTCACCAAATCCGGCAAAACCTTCTCGAAAGTTGAAACTCTTCCAATAGTTGAAAGTAAAGTTGAAAGTCTTTTCAACTCTCAAAACCCTTTATCAGAGAGTGATTGGGGAGATGAGAAGCCAAAAATTGAAAAATTGAAAGAGGGTGGTTTTTCTCCTGGCAGGGATCTCGATTCCAGCGGGCACAGTGCGCCGACTGAAGTCAAGCCGATCAGTGAAACTGAAAGCCTTTCAACAGTTGAAAGCGAAGTTGAAAAAGCTTTCAACTTCCAGACACCTTTCTCAGAAAGCGTTTCAAGCGACGAGGATGCAAAAATTGAAAAATTGAAAGGGGGTGGTTTTTCTCAAAACCATAACCCCCCGGCAAACGGCGACAGTCCACCAATTGAAGTTGAACCCCTGAGCGATCGCGAACTGGCCCAGCTTCTGGGAGGTGAGCGACTATGA
- a CDS encoding alpha/beta hydrolase, which produces MNAGLKTLLSLGGGLAVSCIGMAGAAIAAETVVLTYGFVSMEIPIEDLEAFAHDGETTGELDELLEIADQDPEMLRTALKEPIEISPVVMDLAFNSPPGEWVLERIGETIQPASGQAAPLALRGALIGAVSDDNQVTLLELMQVYPSPEIVVQGDQMMETYSQLYEILEPLADLAKVLESLGR; this is translated from the coding sequence ATGAATGCTGGATTAAAAACACTGTTATCGCTTGGGGGCGGTTTAGCTGTAAGCTGCATCGGCATGGCGGGGGCTGCGATCGCGGCGGAGACCGTTGTCTTAACCTATGGCTTTGTCTCTATGGAAATTCCCATTGAAGACTTAGAGGCATTTGCCCATGATGGAGAAACCACAGGGGAACTGGATGAATTGCTTGAGATAGCTGATCAAGACCCCGAAATGCTGCGTACAGCGTTGAAGGAACCGATAGAAATTAGTCCAGTCGTGATGGATCTGGCCTTTAATTCTCCGCCCGGTGAGTGGGTACTAGAGCGCATTGGTGAAACCATTCAACCAGCTTCAGGCCAAGCGGCCCCCTTAGCCTTGCGAGGTGCATTGATTGGTGCAGTTTCCGATGATAATCAAGTAACGCTGCTGGAATTGATGCAGGTTTATCCAAGCCCTGAGATTGTTGTGCAAGGTGACCAGATGATGGAAACCTATAGCCAACTCTATGAAATCTTAGAGCCCCTTGCTGATTTAGCAAAAGTCCTCGAATCTCTGGGACGATAA
- a CDS encoding sulfite exporter TauE/SafE family protein, which yields MLELGLIAALGFLGSFGHCVGMCGPIAMAFSLSAQAESAIADTASRRWQQFTFHLWLNLGRLLSYALVGAAIGGLGSVLVAGGQMAGVGSLLRRSIALLTGGLLVALGLKQVAPQLFPKLPLLHPLQGVLHGKLQQAMAYAAQKQRWWTPALLGLAWGLVPCGFLYAAQIKAAETSSLLWGAVTMLAFGLGTMPVMVGLGVSSAWFSRDRTSQLFQLGGWITLSIGLLTLVRTGDLMVDYAGHLAIFCLALALIARPISKLWSQPLKFRRLLGVGAFVLAAAHTVHMLEHSWNWNLAAVRFMLPQHQWGMLAGSIALALMVPLTLTSTNTAQRQLGRHWRSLHLLSVPAIVLCGVHCTLAGSNYLGSLQWQGRPLVHTLLLAGGLLLVLAVRSRRVWQLLRVGQWYAASQAARPQPSPLPIHHS from the coding sequence GTGCTGGAGTTAGGACTGATTGCAGCCTTGGGTTTTTTGGGCAGCTTTGGGCATTGCGTGGGCATGTGTGGCCCCATTGCCATGGCTTTTTCGCTCTCGGCTCAAGCCGAATCGGCGATCGCGGACACAGCCTCAAGGCGCTGGCAGCAGTTTACCTTTCATCTTTGGCTCAATCTCGGCAGGTTGCTTAGCTATGCCCTGGTGGGGGCTGCCATTGGAGGGCTGGGGTCGGTTTTGGTGGCGGGCGGGCAGATGGCGGGGGTGGGTAGCCTGCTGCGACGCAGTATTGCACTCCTGACAGGCGGGTTACTGGTGGCTCTGGGGCTCAAGCAAGTAGCACCACAGCTGTTTCCTAAGCTGCCCTTGCTGCATCCGCTGCAGGGGGTTTTGCATGGCAAACTTCAGCAAGCAATGGCCTATGCGGCGCAAAAACAGCGCTGGTGGACCCCGGCACTGTTAGGGTTGGCATGGGGGTTAGTGCCCTGTGGATTTCTCTATGCAGCGCAAATTAAAGCTGCAGAAACCAGTTCTCTGCTCTGGGGGGCTGTCACTATGCTGGCTTTTGGGCTGGGCACAATGCCGGTAATGGTTGGGTTGGGGGTCTCGAGTGCCTGGTTCAGCCGCGATCGCACCAGCCAGCTTTTTCAGCTAGGCGGGTGGATTACCTTGAGCATTGGGCTCTTGACCCTGGTGCGCACAGGCGACCTGATGGTGGACTATGCCGGACACTTGGCTATCTTCTGTCTGGCGCTTGCCTTGATCGCTCGCCCCATCAGCAAGCTATGGTCACAGCCGCTGAAATTCCGTCGTCTCTTGGGTGTGGGTGCCTTTGTGCTAGCGGCAGCGCATACCGTTCATATGCTGGAGCATAGCTGGAACTGGAACTTGGCTGCAGTCAGGTTTATGCTGCCCCAACACCAGTGGGGTATGTTGGCCGGCAGCATTGCGTTGGCCCTTATGGTGCCTTTGACCCTGACAAGCACGAATACAGCGCAGCGGCAGCTAGGACGTCACTGGCGATCGCTCCATTTGCTGAGTGTGCCTGCCATTGTGCTCTGTGGCGTTCACTGTACGCTGGCAGGGTCCAATTATCTGGGGAGTCTGCAGTGGCAAGGGCGCCCACTGGTTCATACCCTACTGTTGGCAGGCGGCCTGCTGTTAGTCTTGGCTGTGCGATCGCGCAGGGTTTGGCAACTGTTGCGAGTGGGGCAATGGTACGCTGCCTCCCAGGCAGCTCGCCCACAGCCATCCCCTCTGCCGATTCACCATAGCTGA
- a CDS encoding SIMPL domain-containing protein (The SIMPL domain is named for its presence in mouse protein SIMPL (signalling molecule that associates with mouse pelle-like kinase). Bacterial member BP26, from Brucella, was shown to assemble into a channel-like structure, while YggE from E. coli has been associated with resistance to oxidative stress.) has product MKQVLWSNVLSWTLAIGVVGITACAPATAQEAVMRTLTVTGRGSESIETTKTRVELGVEVQGSTAEAVQQEVAQRSSAVVELLGDRNVEKLQTTGIRLNPQYNYDGGQGRLVGYIGVNTVSFEMPTDQVGTLLDEAVAAGASQIQGVSFIASQEALAAARQVALRAATAEAQAQADTVLDALDLGAEEIIGIQINGANGPIPIPLPQQARLETAAAEYDTPVVGGEQTVEATVTLQIRY; this is encoded by the coding sequence ATGAAACAGGTTTTATGGTCTAACGTGTTGAGTTGGACGCTTGCCATTGGAGTGGTTGGGATAACGGCCTGTGCGCCAGCCACAGCTCAGGAGGCTGTGATGAGAACATTAACGGTGACCGGTCGCGGCAGCGAGAGTATTGAGACAACTAAGACGCGAGTTGAGCTGGGCGTTGAAGTGCAGGGCAGCACGGCTGAAGCGGTGCAGCAAGAAGTTGCTCAGCGGTCTTCTGCGGTGGTGGAGTTGTTGGGCGATCGCAATGTCGAAAAGCTCCAAACGACAGGCATTCGGCTCAATCCCCAATACAACTATGACGGGGGTCAGGGGCGTCTGGTAGGATACATCGGCGTGAATACCGTTAGCTTTGAGATGCCGACTGATCAGGTAGGCACACTGCTAGATGAAGCCGTCGCCGCAGGGGCTTCTCAGATTCAAGGGGTTAGCTTTATCGCATCACAGGAAGCGTTGGCGGCTGCTCGCCAGGTAGCATTGCGGGCAGCCACGGCAGAAGCTCAGGCTCAGGCAGATACGGTGCTTGATGCGTTGGATCTGGGGGCAGAAGAAATCATTGGCATTCAGATTAATGGCGCCAATGGGCCGATTCCCATACCACTGCCGCAGCAGGCGCGACTAGAGACCGCTGCAGCGGAATATGACACCCCAGTGGTGGGTGGAGAGCAAACGGTGGAAGCAACTGTAACCTTACAAATTCGGTACTGA